Part of the Paenibacillus sp. FSL R7-0273 genome is shown below.
CGAAGTTTTCGTCGATAACTACGACTTCCCCTTTGGCGATCAGCTTGTTGTTAACCAGAATGTCCACAGGCTCACCAGCCAGCTTGTCCAGCTCGATAATCGAACCTTGTGACATTTCCAGAATATCTTTGATCTGCTTTTGGGTCCTTCCTAATTCTACGGTTACTCTCAGTGGTATGTCCATCAATAAATTTAAATTATTTTCATCCACATTGCCAAAAGCCCCTGTGTTCAGGTTAGCAAACTGTACAGGCTGCACATTTACGTTACGGTTTGGCGGCGGTGTCTGCGGAGGAGCCTGATCATATGGCATTCCCTGCGGCGGCATACCGTATTGCGGCATGCCATAAGGAGGCATGCCCGGCATACCGTAAGCGGGCATCCCTGCCGGAGGATAATAGTATCCTCCCTCCATACCCGGGTAAGGCGGCATTCCCTGCGGCGGATATTGTGGCGGGATTCCTCCCTGCGGAGGCGGAGCCTGCTGAGCCGGAGGTGCTTGCGGTGCCGGCTCAGCAGCAGGAGGTGCAGAGGCGGCTGGCGCCGGCGGCGCTTCCGTCCGCGCTGCTGCAGTCTCCTGCTCCGGCTGGCCGACATCGCCGAGCAGCATGGTTACCATATCCTTGGCAAACTGCACAGGCAGGAGCTGCATAATCGTTGAATCAATCAGCTCTCCAATCTTTAGGCGGAAGGAGATTTGAATCAAGGTTTCATCATCGGGCAGACTGCCGACGCCTTCACCACTCGACATATTGAGAATATCAATACCCGGAGGGGAAATATTAACAAACCTGTTGAAAATGGTTGACATGGAGGTTGCAGAGGAACCCATCATCTGGTTCATAGCTTCCTGCACGGCGCTGATATGAATTTCGTTCAGCTCTTCATCCTTGGGTTCACCTTCTCCGCCAAGCATGAGGTCGGCGATAACCTGGGCGTCCCTGATTTTGATAACCAGTGAGT
Proteins encoded:
- the fliY gene encoding flagellar motor switch phosphatase FliY, translating into MTSKDYLSQEEIDALLRQSAEGSLAPQIKTVDDFLTPFEQDALGEIGNITFGSAATALSTLLGKKVDITTPKVSIITRSEFEEAFPKPHVAVHVQYVDGFQGINSLVIKIRDAQVIADLMLGGEGEPKDEELNEIHISAVQEAMNQMMGSSATSMSTIFNRFVNISPPGIDILNMSSGEGVGSLPDDETLIQISFRLKIGELIDSTIMQLLPVQFAKDMVTMLLGDVGQPEQETAAARTEAPPAPAASAPPAAEPAPQAPPAQQAPPPQGGIPPQYPPQGMPPYPGMEGGYYYPPAGMPAYGMPGMPPYGMPQYGMPPQGMPYDQAPPQTPPPNRNVNVQPVQFANLNTGAFGNVDENNLNLLMDIPLRVTVELGRTQKQIKDILEMSQGSIIELDKLAGEPVDILVNNKLIAKGEVVVIDENFGVRVTDIVSQWDRIQKLQ